In Acipenser ruthenus chromosome 15, fAciRut3.2 maternal haplotype, whole genome shotgun sequence, a genomic segment contains:
- the LOC117422278 gene encoding regulator of G-protein signaling 3-like isoform X2 has product MPFLLRTASKPPSQEVHWEMLLGTGRAGGVHKRHSMKEAKDMKNRLGFLRRRNESPGSNPACKLDKVMKSVNPAPEEALKWGESLDKLLLHKYGLAAFRAYLRTEFSEENIEFWLACEDYKKIKSQSKMTSKAKKIFAEYIAIQSCKEVNLDSYTREHTKDNLQNINRTCFDLAQKRIFGLMEKDSYPRFLRSELYLGLINQKKPNSTLSS; this is encoded by the exons ATGCCATTTTTGCTCCGCACTGCATCGAAGCCTCCGTCCCAGGAGGTTCATTGGGAGATGCTGCTGGGGACAGGGCGAGCAGGGGGGGTACACAAGAGACACAGCATGAAGGA ggcCAAAGACATGAAGAACCGCTTGGGTTTTCTTCGGAGGCGAAACGAATCTCCGGGAAGCAACCCTGCATGCAAGCTGGATAAAGTGATGAAGTCTGTCAA TCCAGCACCTGAAGAAGCACTGAAATGGGGAGAGTCTCTGGACAAACTACTGCTCCATAaat ATGGCCTGGCTGCATTCAGAGCATACCTCCGCACAGAATTCAGTGAAGAAAATATTGAATTCTGGTTGGCTTGTGAGGACTATAAAAAGATCAAGTCACAATCTAAAATGACATCAAAAGCCAAGAAAATCTTTGCAGAATACATTGCCATCCAGTCGTGTAAAGAG gtCAACCTAGACTCCTACACAAGAGAGCACACAAAGGACAACCTACAGAACATCAACCGCACCTGCTTCGACCTGGCTCAGAAGAGGATATTTGGACTGATGGAAAAGGACTCTTACCCCCGATTCCTCCGATCAGAGTTGTATTTGGGCTTGATAAACCAGAAGAAGCCCAATTCTACATTGTCATCGTAG
- the LOC117422278 gene encoding regulator of G-protein signaling 3-like isoform X1 has product MYHTMVDFSERYLERAKDMKNRLGFLRRRNESPGSNPACKLDKVMKSVNPAPEEALKWGESLDKLLLHKYGLAAFRAYLRTEFSEENIEFWLACEDYKKIKSQSKMTSKAKKIFAEYIAIQSCKEVNLDSYTREHTKDNLQNINRTCFDLAQKRIFGLMEKDSYPRFLRSELYLGLINQKKPNSTLSS; this is encoded by the exons ATGTACCACACAATGGTTGACTTTTCAGAAAGGTATCTGGAAAG ggcCAAAGACATGAAGAACCGCTTGGGTTTTCTTCGGAGGCGAAACGAATCTCCGGGAAGCAACCCTGCATGCAAGCTGGATAAAGTGATGAAGTCTGTCAA TCCAGCACCTGAAGAAGCACTGAAATGGGGAGAGTCTCTGGACAAACTACTGCTCCATAaat ATGGCCTGGCTGCATTCAGAGCATACCTCCGCACAGAATTCAGTGAAGAAAATATTGAATTCTGGTTGGCTTGTGAGGACTATAAAAAGATCAAGTCACAATCTAAAATGACATCAAAAGCCAAGAAAATCTTTGCAGAATACATTGCCATCCAGTCGTGTAAAGAG gtCAACCTAGACTCCTACACAAGAGAGCACACAAAGGACAACCTACAGAACATCAACCGCACCTGCTTCGACCTGGCTCAGAAGAGGATATTTGGACTGATGGAAAAGGACTCTTACCCCCGATTCCTCCGATCAGAGTTGTATTTGGGCTTGATAAACCAGAAGAAGCCCAATTCTACATTGTCATCGTAG